From Camelina sativa cultivar DH55 chromosome 20, Cs, whole genome shotgun sequence, the proteins below share one genomic window:
- the LOC104770735 gene encoding remorin-like, whose protein sequence is MTTRNRTYHLPNTYPARFLENTTTLLYLREDVMAEEEPKKVTETVTEPAPSPAEKPVATTDVAPQEKPVVAPQPQEKPVAPAPVLPSPAPVEEKLEDSKALVPVVAKEEKKEGSVNRDAVLARVEIEKRMSLIKAWEEAEKCKVENKAEKKLSSIGSWENNKKAAVEAELKKMEEQLEKKKAEYVELMKNKIAQIHKEAEEKRAMIEAKRGEEILKAEELAAKYRATGTAPKKLFGCI, encoded by the exons ATGACAACGAGGAACAGAACATATCACTTACCAAACACTTATCCAGCTCGGTTTCTTGAAAATACGACGACA TTGTTGTACCTACGTGAAGACGTCATGGCTGAAGAGGAACCTAAGAAGGTGACGGAGACCGTTACGGAACCAGCTCCATCACCGGCTGAGAAACCTGTTGCTACGACGGATGTTGCTCCACAGGAGAAACCTGTTGTTGCTCCCCAACCACAAGAGAAGCCTGTCGCTCCAGCACCTGTTCTTCCATCTCCTGCGCCGGTGGAGGAGAAGCTAGAGGACTCCAAGGCTCTTGTCCCCGTCGTCGCTa aggaagagaagaaagaaggatcAGTTAATCGAG ATGCTGTTCTGGCTAGAGTTGAGATAGAGAAGAGGATGTCACTTATCAAAGCTTGGGAAGAGGCTGAGAAATGCAAAGTGGAGAACAA AGCTGAGAAGAAGCTTTCTTCAATTGGGTCATGGGAGAACAACAAGAAAGCAGCTGTGGAAGCTGAGCTCAAGAAAATGgag GAGCAATTGGAGAAAAAGAAGGCAGAGTATGTGGAgctgatgaagaacaaaatagcTCAGATTCACAAAGAGGCAGAAGAGAAAAGAGCGATGATCGAAGCTAAGCGTGGAGAAGAGATACTCAAAGCCGAGGAATTAGCTGCCAAGTACCGAGCCACCGGAACCGCTCCAAAAAAGCTTTTTGGgtgcatatga